From a single Acipenser ruthenus unplaced genomic scaffold, fAciRut3.2 maternal haplotype, whole genome shotgun sequence genomic region:
- the LOC131728029 gene encoding BH3-interacting domain death agonist-like isoform X1: MGEGITTPWILLTFLQDQKCSNQEYKKELDTLENELNKKRPVISNYSSLWSNNQEHFSDGDDGELQTDGHFCSDIRNICREMQPDVQGNAVDVGAARQIAANLIEIADQLNQSVVSRASDNLVRRMQTRISQDWTGLLSSEVERLMWQGIPGLQQFPQEKVMLTLTMVLVQNIGVHAPTLLRSFFSTAVQYINENLQNFIRDQGGWGGI; the protein is encoded by the exons ATGGGGGAGGGCATTACAACACCATGGATTCTTCTCACTTTCCTACAGGACCAGAAGTGCAGCAACCAGGAATATAAGAAGGAACTGGACACTTTGGAAAATGAGTTGAATAAGAAGAGGCCTGTGATATCAAACTACTCCAGTCTCTGGAGTAACAATCAAGAGCATTTCAGTGATGGTGATGATGGAGAGCTTCAGACAGATGGGCATTTTTGTTCTGACATTAGAAATATTTGCAGAGAGATGCAGCCTGATGTACAAG GAAATGCTGTTGATGTCGGTGCGGCAAGGCAAATCGCAGCAAATCTGATTGAGATCGCAGATCAGCTGAACCAAAGTGTGGTTTCACGGGCCTCGGATAATTTAGTCAGGAGGATGCAAACCAGAATTTCACAA GACTGGACCGGcttgctgtcctccgaagtggaGCGCTTGATGTGGCAGGGCATCCCGGGGCTGCAGCAGTTCCCTCAAGAGAAAGTCATGCTCACCCTCACCATGGTGCTAGTGCAGAACATTGGAGTGCATGCTCCCACTTTGCTGCGCAGCTTTTTCAGTACTGCTGTGCAGTACATTAACGAAAACCTCCAGAACTTCATAAGAGATCAAGGAGGATGG ggaggaatttaa
- the LOC131728029 gene encoding BH3-interacting domain death agonist-like isoform X2, which produces MQPDVQGNAVDVGAARQIAANLIEIADQLNQSVVSRASDNLVRRMQTRISQDWTGLLSSEVERLMWQGIPGLQQFPQEKVMLTLTMVLVQNIGVHAPTLLRSFFSTAVQYINENLQNFIRDQGGWGGI; this is translated from the exons ATGCAGCCTGATGTACAAG GAAATGCTGTTGATGTCGGTGCGGCAAGGCAAATCGCAGCAAATCTGATTGAGATCGCAGATCAGCTGAACCAAAGTGTGGTTTCACGGGCCTCGGATAATTTAGTCAGGAGGATGCAAACCAGAATTTCACAA GACTGGACCGGcttgctgtcctccgaagtggaGCGCTTGATGTGGCAGGGCATCCCGGGGCTGCAGCAGTTCCCTCAAGAGAAAGTCATGCTCACCCTCACCATGGTGCTAGTGCAGAACATTGGAGTGCATGCTCCCACTTTGCTGCGCAGCTTTTTCAGTACTGCTGTGCAGTACATTAACGAAAACCTCCAGAACTTCATAAGAGATCAAGGAGGATGG ggaggaatttaa